The following proteins are encoded in a genomic region of Neospora caninum Liverpool complete genome, chromosome XI:
- a CDS encoding putative proteasome subunit alpha type 3: MAGTGSGYDLSVSTFSPDGRVFQVEYAGKAVDNSGLCMAVVCQDGILFAVEKPKPSPLLLPTCLRRIAAVTETIGIAVAGLAADGRQIVTRARQEAEEYKKTFGVEISGGVLAERIGLFMHAYSLYWSVRPFGASVLIGAVQQERGEPGAPLQFKGELYCVDTSGCCSKYRATALGKGRPSAKTELEKLDLETLTTKEALEALTKIFLVVDDEGSKEGKVEVEVGLIGNDSCGVFKMLPSEEVRAAVKRAREALDEMDED, translated from the exons ATGGCTGGGACAGGGTCTGGGTACgacctctccgtctccactttttctccAGATGGACGTGTTTTCCAG GTGGAGTACGCGGGGAAAGCGGTAGACAACAGCGGCCTGTGCATGGCTGTTGTGTGCCAAGATGGCATTCTCTTTGCCGTGGAGAAGCCCAagccgtctccgcttctcctccctACGTGTCTCCGAAGAATCGCCGCTGTCACGGAAACTATCG GAATCGCTGTGGCGGGATTGGCGGCAGACGGCCGGCAGATTGTCACGCGAGCTCGCCAAGAGGCCGAAGAATACAAGAAAACGTTCGGAGTAGAGATCAGCGGCGGCGTTCTGGCCGAGCGCATTGGTCTCTTTATGCATGCCTATTCTCTCTACTGGAGTGTCCGACCTTtcggcgcctccgtcctcATCGGCGCGGTCCAgcaagagcgaggcgaaccTGGAGCGCCGCTCCAGTTTAAGG GCGAGCTGTACTGCGTCGACACGAGTGGGTGTTGCAGCAAGTACCGGGCGACTGCGCTCGGCAAGGGACGGCCGTCAGCCAAGACCGAACTGGAGAAGCTGGACCTGGAGACGCTGACGACGAAGGAGGCTCTGGAGGCTCTCACGAAGATTTTCCTGGTTGTTGACGACGAGGGAAGCAAGGAAGGGAAAGTGGAGGTCGAAGTAGGTCTGATCGGAAACGACAGCTGCGGGGTCTTCAAGATGCTGCCGTCCGAAGAAGTCCGCGCGGCCGTCAAACGCGCGAGGGAAGCTCTCGACGAAATGGACGAGGATTAA
- a CDS encoding putative NMD3 protein — protein sequence MHIQNKWLACELESRELMAVCLKKVRGLKKVEKIVDCQWLWTEPHSRRVKMKLTVQSDVLDGRAGLQQSVIIEGVIQSTQCDECKKSYTPHAGWTAMVQVRQHAEHKRTFLFLEQLVLKHRLAARLLNVVEKSDGLDFHFPSRQAALHFADFCQSRFPAVSRQAKQLISHDASSNIYYHKYTISVTLAPVCKADLVYIHRKQAQSQLGGFPNLSLCTRVAGAGIQLTDPFSGKVVNVSPEKYWKSPFQSLCTRKHLSSFLVLDVNPVDRPGHSQSESSRRDPPRRGKGKAARSEPEGEDSEMGEVRYGGRATPGGGRDNDEGVLGGHRSGAGKRKKKRRNSSASIQGGETMWPSGRPDGGPPGEAAAGAKAATRTSTAGTLVYEVELVRASDVGVSDRRIVTHSHLGRFLSAGDWVKGYDLRSINLPGAADDELERDAGGSRASAASGVKKGRRRGGKERGDAGSVGGDDDFSSPAEILKHQDNMRQEQGLAACVRWEVVIVKKVPAQQMLSEGPADGAARVGKAGRIRPWVLQTLRKERDTESGQSGKKRGGHRGDDAGMEAELEEFKEELEEDPEMRAQVNLWKDPRYVARSNRDKKAQRGDGKRRDKTVKGGEGQMRVTDGTHEEDARKAHQSEEPGHDSSDYEGYSEDDSEKLVHLMEGLTLENGVLKGVTVEPGARLADEVDEDGTPSSEGKSAEKWTAPGASASNNMNVEDDGDL from the exons ATGCACATTCAAAACAAATGGCTGGCGTGCGAGCTCGAATCCAG AGAACTAATGGCTGTCTGTCTCAAGAAGGTTCGTGGCCTGAAGAAAGTCGAGAAAATTGTCGACTGCCAGTGGCTGTGGACGGAGCCGCACAGTCGGCGCGTGAAGATGAAACTCACGGTGCAAAGCGATGTGCTCGACGGACGGGCCGGCCTGCAGCAGTCGGTCATCATTGAAGGCGTCATCCAGAGCACGCAGTGCGACGAGTGCAAGAAG TCCTACACTCCTCACGCAGGGTGGACGGCCATGGTGCAAGTTCGGCAACATGCGGAGCACAAGCGcactttcctttttcttgaGCAGCTGGTGCTAAAGCACCGGCTGGCGGCCCGATTGCTGAATGTCGTTGAGAAGTCCGATGGCTTGGACTTCCACTTTCCGAGCAGACAGGCGGCTCTCCACTTTGCGGATTTCTGTCAGTCTCGCTTCCCTGCCGTGTCTAGACAGGCCAAGCAGCTGATCAGCCACGATGCGAGCAGCAATATTTACTACCACAAGTACACGATCAGCGTAACCCTAGCGCCCGTGTGTAAGGCCGACCTGGTGTACATCCACCGCAAGCAGGCACAATCGCAGCTCGGGGGGTTTCCGAACCTTTCACTCTGCACGCGTGTGGCTGGCGCAGGGATCCAGTTGACGGATCCTTTTTCGGGAAAAGTGGTGAACGTCAGCCCGGAGAAGTACTGGAAGTCTCCGTTCCAGTCGCTGTGCACGCGGAAGCACCTGTCGTCGTTTCTTGTCCTCGACGTGAACCCCGTAGATCGTCCCGGGCACTCTCAATCGGAGTCGTCTCGTCGGGATCCGCCtcgaagagggaaagggaaggcggcgcggtcggagccggaaggcgaggactcAGAAATGGGCGAGGTTCGATACGGAGGACGGGCGACGCCGGGGGGGGGTAGGGACAACGACGAGGGTGTCTTGGGCGGGCACAGGAGCGGCGccgggaagaggaagaagaagcgaagaaataGTAGCGCAAGCATCCAGGGTGGAGAGACAATGTGGCCCTCGGGTCGCCCCGACGGTGGACCGCCTGGTGAAGCGGCCGCTGGAGCCAAGGCTGCGACGCGCACGTCGACCGCTGGGACTCTCGTGTATGAAGTGGAGCTGGTGCGGGCCTCAgacgtcggcgtctctgACCGACGGATCGTAACGCACTCCCACCTGGGACGGTTTCTCAGTGCTGGGGACTGGGTGAAGGGGTACGATCTCCGCAGTATTAATTTACCAGGAGCGGCGGATGACGAGTTGGAGCGCGACGCAGGTGGATCTCGGGCGTCCGCCGCGTCAGGGGtgaaaaaggggagacggcgaggcgggaaagagagaggcgatgcAGGCAGCGTGGGCGGCGACGACGACTTCTCGAGTCCGGCGGAGATCTTGAAGCACCAGGACAACATGCGGCAGGAACAGGGTCTCGCCGCCTGTGTGCGGTGGGAGGTTGTGATTGTCAAGAAAGTGCCTGCGCAGCAAATGCTGAGCGAAGGGCCAGCGGATGGAGCAGCGCGGGTGGGAAAGGCGGGACGGATCCGACCCTGGGTGCTCCAGACTTTGCGGAAAGAgcgcgacacagagagcggccaaagtgggaagaagcggggcGGCCaccgcggagacgacgcgggcATGGAAGCAGAGCTGGAAGAGTTCAAGGAGGAACTGGAAGAAGACCCTGAAATGCGGGCGCAGGTGAACTTGTGGAAGGATCCGCGCTACGTGGCCCGGTCCAACCGTGACAAGAAGGCGCaaaggggagacgggaaaaggagggacaAAACCGTAAAGGGTGGAGAGGGGCAAATGCGGGTCACAGATGGGACGCACGAGGAGGATGCGCGCAAAGCACACCAGAGCGAGGAGCCTGGACACGACAGTAGCGATTATGAAGGCTACTCCGAGGACGACAGCGAAAAGCTGGTGCACCTTATGGAAGGGTTGACACTAGAAAACGGAGTCCTGAAAGGAGTAACGGTGGAACCTGGTGCACGGCTCGCAGACGAagtggacgaagacgggacgCCGAGCAGTGAGGGGAAGAGTGCAGAGAAGTGGACTGCCCCTGGCGCCTCTGCCTCGAACAACATGAATgtcgaagacgacggcgatCTGTGA